In a single window of the Leifsonia sp. 1010 genome:
- the rdgB gene encoding RdgB/HAM1 family non-canonical purine NTP pyrophosphatase, translating into MVRVVLATHNQHKAREFQQILGREVPGLEIVAYDGPEPVEGGVSFEENALVKARAAVAHTGLPALADDSGICVDVMGGAPGIFSARWAGSHGDAAANLRLLLDQLADIPDPDRGAHFTATLALVTPGGEPTVVQGIWPGSIAREPRGENGHGYDPIFLPDGHDVTAAELEPAEKNAESHRARALSAIVPALRELGES; encoded by the coding sequence GTGGTCCGCGTCGTCCTCGCAACGCACAACCAGCACAAGGCGCGCGAGTTCCAGCAGATCCTCGGCCGGGAGGTTCCTGGCCTCGAGATCGTCGCCTACGACGGTCCCGAGCCGGTGGAGGGCGGCGTCAGCTTCGAGGAGAACGCGCTGGTCAAGGCGCGCGCTGCCGTCGCGCACACGGGGCTCCCCGCACTCGCCGACGACTCGGGCATCTGCGTGGATGTGATGGGCGGCGCCCCAGGGATCTTCTCCGCCCGCTGGGCGGGCTCGCACGGCGACGCGGCCGCCAACCTGCGGCTGCTGCTCGATCAGCTGGCCGACATCCCGGACCCCGACCGCGGCGCGCATTTCACCGCGACGCTCGCGCTCGTCACGCCGGGCGGCGAGCCCACCGTGGTCCAGGGCATCTGGCCGGGAAGCATCGCCCGCGAGCCGCGGGGGGAGAACGGGCACGGCTACGATCCGATCTTCCTGCCCGACGGCCACGACGTGACGGCGGCGGAGCTGGAGCCCGCGGAGAAGAACGCGGAGAGCCACCGCGCCCGGGCGCTGTCGGCGATCGTCCCGGCGCTGCGCGAGCTCGGCGAGAGCTGA
- a CDS encoding cation diffusion facilitator family transporter: protein MSHDHGHTANRNRLLIAIGIVAVVLVVEVVGAWVSGSLSLLADAGHMLSDLAGLIIALMATIVAARPATDRQTFGFRRAEVFGALINGLILVVVAVTVTVGAIGRLLGGETEVHSIPMLVVASIGLVANFGALLVLRPSAGHSINMRGAYLEVFGDLVGSATVIVAAVVILLTGFTPADAIASLLIAALIVPRAFVLLRDVVRVLSEAAPADTDVAEIRDHILGTPGVVAVHDVHVWAITSGAPVFSAHVVCEPAVFREGRTGTLLDELSGCLSKHFDVEHSTFQLEPAEHAAHEDEFHR, encoded by the coding sequence ATGAGTCACGACCACGGCCACACCGCCAACCGCAACCGCCTGCTGATCGCCATCGGCATCGTGGCGGTCGTGCTCGTCGTCGAGGTCGTCGGCGCGTGGGTGAGCGGCTCCCTGTCGCTGCTGGCGGACGCCGGCCACATGCTCAGCGACCTGGCCGGCCTCATCATCGCGCTGATGGCGACGATCGTGGCCGCGCGTCCGGCGACGGACCGGCAGACCTTCGGTTTCCGTCGGGCCGAGGTGTTCGGTGCGCTCATCAACGGCCTCATCCTGGTCGTCGTCGCGGTGACGGTCACCGTCGGCGCGATCGGGCGGCTGCTGGGCGGCGAGACCGAGGTGCACAGCATCCCGATGCTCGTCGTCGCCTCGATCGGCCTGGTCGCGAACTTCGGCGCCCTGCTGGTGCTCCGGCCCTCCGCCGGCCACTCCATCAACATGCGCGGGGCGTACCTGGAGGTGTTCGGCGATCTGGTCGGGTCGGCCACCGTCATCGTCGCGGCCGTCGTCATCCTGCTCACCGGCTTCACCCCGGCCGACGCGATCGCGTCGCTGCTGATCGCCGCCCTCATCGTGCCGCGGGCGTTCGTGCTGCTGCGCGACGTCGTGCGGGTGCTGAGCGAGGCCGCGCCGGCGGACACGGATGTGGCAGAGATCCGGGACCACATCCTCGGCACACCGGGCGTGGTGGCCGTGCACGACGTGCATGTCTGGGCGATCACGTCGGGAGCCCCGGTGTTCAGCGCGCACGTCGTCTGCGAGCCCGCGGTGTTCCGCGAGGGACGGACGGGCACCCTTCTCGACGAGCTCTCCGGCTGCCTGTCGAAGCACTTCGACGTGGAGCACTCCACCTTCCAGCTGGAGCCGGCGGAGCACGCGGCGCACGAGGACGAGTTCCACCGCTGA
- a CDS encoding VTT domain-containing protein, giving the protein MIHHAGLIPWLDPNTIIHSAGPWALLVVCGIVFAETGLLVGFLLPGDTLLIISGLLTHTSLVFGVDIWWVCLAIAFAAFLGGEAGYLIGHKAGPRIFERKETGLFSMENVRRTNQFFERFGALAVIVARFVPIVRTFAPVAAGVGHMSYKKYSLYNALGALLWGAGLTFFGYLIGYIPPVANFVSSYIDVILIGAVVITLVPTLFHYFQSVRKSKRKAAENAAAAPAVEQPAPAPTHPEA; this is encoded by the coding sequence GTGATCCATCACGCCGGCCTCATCCCGTGGCTCGACCCGAACACCATCATCCACTCGGCGGGTCCGTGGGCGCTCCTGGTGGTCTGCGGAATCGTCTTCGCCGAGACCGGTCTGCTGGTCGGCTTCCTGCTGCCCGGTGACACCCTGCTGATCATCTCGGGGTTGCTGACGCACACCTCACTGGTGTTCGGGGTCGACATCTGGTGGGTCTGCCTCGCCATCGCGTTCGCCGCGTTCCTCGGCGGTGAGGCGGGGTACCTCATCGGCCACAAGGCCGGCCCACGGATCTTCGAACGCAAAGAGACCGGACTGTTCTCGATGGAGAACGTGCGGCGCACCAACCAGTTCTTCGAGCGCTTCGGCGCCCTCGCGGTCATCGTGGCCCGGTTCGTGCCGATCGTGCGCACCTTCGCGCCGGTCGCCGCGGGCGTCGGTCACATGAGCTACAAGAAGTACTCGCTTTACAACGCCCTGGGCGCGCTGCTCTGGGGCGCCGGCCTGACGTTCTTCGGGTACCTGATCGGCTACATCCCGCCGGTGGCGAACTTCGTCTCGAGCTACATCGACGTCATCCTGATCGGCGCGGTCGTCATCACGCTGGTGCCGACCCTGTTCCACTACTTCCAGTCGGTGCGCAAGTCCAAGCGCAAGGCCGCCGAGAACGCGGCCGCCGCCCCCGCCGTCGAGCAGCCGGCACCCGCGCCCACGCACCCGGAGGCCTGA
- a CDS encoding LLM class flavin-dependent oxidoreductase, protein MAGKLELGIDTFGDVTLDADGKPLSQAQTLRNVVAEGVQADRVGLDFFGVGEHHREDFAVSAPEVVLAAIAGQTERIHLGSAVTVLSSDDPVRVFQRFATLDGISGGRAEVILGRGSFIESFPLFGYDLAKYEELFEEKLNLFAEVRKQEPVTWTGELRPSLDGQSVYPHVEHGLLKTWIGVGGSPESVVRAAHYGFPLVLAIIGGGPMRFQPLAELYRKALEQFGQDTSLPIGVHSPGFIAETDQEAKDILWPHYEVMTNRIGRERGWPPASRARFEHEAGPDGALVVGSPETVAQKIAYAAKGLGASRFDIKMSNGTLPHDDLMRSIELYGTEVAPRVHELMS, encoded by the coding sequence ATGGCCGGGAAGCTGGAACTCGGGATCGACACGTTCGGCGACGTGACGCTGGACGCCGACGGGAAGCCGCTGTCGCAGGCGCAGACACTGCGCAACGTCGTGGCCGAAGGGGTGCAGGCCGACCGCGTCGGCCTCGACTTCTTCGGTGTCGGCGAGCACCACCGCGAGGACTTCGCCGTGTCCGCGCCCGAGGTCGTGCTCGCGGCGATCGCGGGCCAGACCGAGCGCATCCACCTCGGGTCCGCCGTGACGGTGCTGAGCTCGGACGACCCGGTGCGCGTGTTCCAGCGGTTCGCGACGCTCGACGGCATCTCGGGAGGCCGCGCGGAGGTCATCCTCGGGCGCGGCTCGTTCATCGAGTCCTTCCCGCTGTTCGGGTACGACCTCGCGAAGTACGAGGAGCTGTTCGAGGAGAAGCTGAACCTGTTCGCCGAAGTGCGCAAGCAGGAGCCGGTCACCTGGACGGGCGAGCTACGTCCATCCCTGGACGGGCAGTCGGTGTACCCGCACGTCGAGCACGGCCTGCTGAAGACGTGGATCGGTGTCGGCGGCAGCCCGGAGTCGGTGGTGCGCGCGGCGCACTACGGCTTCCCGCTCGTGCTCGCCATCATCGGCGGCGGCCCGATGCGGTTCCAGCCGCTCGCCGAGCTGTACCGCAAGGCGCTGGAGCAGTTCGGGCAGGACACCAGCCTGCCGATCGGCGTGCACTCCCCCGGCTTCATCGCCGAGACGGACCAGGAGGCCAAGGACATCCTGTGGCCGCACTACGAGGTGATGACGAACCGGATCGGCCGCGAGCGCGGCTGGCCGCCGGCCTCCCGCGCTCGTTTCGAGCACGAGGCGGGGCCGGACGGCGCGCTCGTCGTCGGCTCGCCAGAGACGGTCGCGCAGAAGATCGCCTACGCCGCGAAGGGGCTCGGCGCCTCCCGCTTCGACATCAAGATGAGCAACGGGACGCTGCCCCACGACGACCTCATGCGCTCGATCGAGCTGTACGGCACGGAGGTCGCTCCGCGCGTCCATGAGCTAATGTCGTAG
- a CDS encoding MFS transporter, translating into MTSEERPFSFRSVALAAFLPTLLFSVGEGAIIPIIPIAAGNLGASLAMAGFIASMVMLGELAGDIPSGWVVSRVGERTSMIGAAVVAIVGVVICLLAPNYWVLMAGIFLVGIATAVFALARHAFMTSYVPARYRARALSTLGGIFRAGWFIGPLIASAVIAVTGSTQSVFWIFIISCLGSVVVLLALPDPEKMFGPSARVTDGSGAQVTTGEEDAEERTHGLFRTIWSFREVLIRMGAGVSLVAAIRSARTVLMPLWAVSIGLSESNTALIIGLAGAVDFALFYASGQIMDRFGRMWSAIPSMLGLGLGFLVLAFSHDLSSAVAWYIGVSLFLSVANGIGSGIVMTLGADLAPKDRPAPFLGAWRFSADAGQAAAPLFVSLLTALVSISFASGVMGVLGLVGAGMLARYIPRYVPRRPRPA; encoded by the coding sequence ATGACTTCCGAAGAGCGCCCCTTCAGCTTCCGCTCCGTCGCGCTCGCCGCCTTCCTCCCGACGCTGCTGTTCTCCGTCGGAGAGGGAGCGATCATCCCGATCATCCCCATCGCCGCCGGCAACCTCGGTGCGAGCCTCGCGATGGCCGGCTTCATCGCCTCCATGGTGATGCTGGGCGAGCTCGCCGGAGACATCCCGAGTGGATGGGTCGTGTCGCGTGTCGGCGAGCGCACCTCCATGATCGGCGCGGCCGTCGTGGCGATCGTCGGCGTCGTCATCTGTCTTCTTGCGCCGAACTACTGGGTGCTGATGGCCGGCATCTTCCTCGTCGGCATCGCGACCGCCGTCTTCGCGCTCGCGCGCCACGCCTTCATGACTTCGTACGTTCCCGCCCGCTACCGCGCCCGGGCGCTGTCGACGCTCGGCGGCATCTTCCGCGCGGGATGGTTCATCGGCCCGCTCATCGCGTCGGCCGTCATCGCCGTGACGGGGTCGACGCAGTCCGTCTTCTGGATCTTCATCATCAGCTGCCTCGGCTCGGTCGTCGTGCTCTTGGCGCTCCCCGACCCGGAGAAGATGTTCGGGCCGTCGGCGCGGGTGACCGACGGATCGGGTGCTCAGGTGACCACCGGCGAGGAGGACGCCGAGGAGCGCACCCACGGGCTGTTCCGCACCATCTGGTCGTTCCGCGAGGTGCTCATCCGGATGGGCGCCGGCGTCTCCCTCGTGGCGGCGATCCGCTCCGCCCGCACGGTCCTGATGCCGCTCTGGGCCGTATCCATCGGGCTGAGCGAGTCGAACACGGCGCTGATCATCGGTCTCGCCGGGGCCGTCGACTTCGCGCTGTTCTACGCCAGCGGGCAGATCATGGACCGGTTCGGGCGGATGTGGAGCGCCATCCCGTCGATGCTCGGCCTCGGTCTCGGCTTCCTGGTGCTCGCCTTCTCGCACGACCTGAGCTCGGCGGTCGCCTGGTACATCGGCGTCTCACTGTTCCTCTCGGTGGCGAACGGCATCGGCTCCGGCATCGTGATGACGCTCGGCGCAGACCTGGCGCCGAAGGACCGGCCCGCACCGTTCCTCGGCGCGTGGCGGTTCTCCGCCGACGCCGGGCAGGCCGCCGCTCCCCTGTTCGTGTCGCTGCTGACCGCGCTCGTCTCCATCTCGTTCGCGAGCGGGGTCATGGGCGTGCTCGGACTGGTCGGCGCGGGGATGCTGGCCCGCTACATCCCGCGCTACGTCCCGCGCAGACCCCGCCCCGCCTGA